In the Geobacter sp. FeAm09 genome, one interval contains:
- the dxs gene encoding 1-deoxy-D-xylulose-5-phosphate synthase: MYQYLDKIDSPADLKKLKPEQLPALAEEVRRFLLETVSTTGGHLGSNLGAVELTIALHYCFDSPQDKIIWDVGHQAYTHKILTGRRERFSTQRQYKGLSGFPKRCESEHDAFGVGHSSTSISAGLGMAVAGELEGTKNHAIAVIGDGSLTGGMAFEALNQAGHLKKNLVVVLNDNEMSISKNVGAFSSFISRKMTGRYFRDLKKEMQGLLRNIPAIGTDILHFARRAENSLKGFLTPGSLFEALGFDYLGPLDGHDLPQLVEVFNNINQLDGPLLVHVMTTKGKGYKPAEETPSKYHGVGVFDVATGKGAPKAGSKSYTDVFGETIVQLAEQDPKIVAITAAMPDGTGLNRFAERFPQRFFDVGIAEQHGLAFAAGLAADGFRPVAAIYSTFVQRAYDQVFHDICLQNLPVTIAMDRAGLVGDDGPTHHGVFDLSYLRHLPGMTLMAPKDENELRHMLKTAVYSGVPMALRYPRGAGYGVAMESELKSLEIGKGELLVEGSDVCIVAIGSTVYPALEAAETLKERGISAGVINARFVKPLDGDLILSVAGQTGRVVTVEENALQGGFGSAVLELLFDNNRHDVKIKRLGIPDRYVEHGSQAQLRKDLGIDAEGIAAAVEGFVKS; this comes from the coding sequence ATGTACCAATATCTCGACAAGATAGACTCTCCGGCTGACCTGAAAAAACTCAAGCCCGAACAGTTGCCGGCCCTGGCCGAAGAGGTGCGCCGTTTTCTCCTGGAAACGGTCTCCACCACCGGTGGCCACCTGGGTTCGAATCTGGGGGCGGTGGAGTTGACCATTGCCCTGCATTACTGTTTCGATTCCCCCCAGGACAAGATCATCTGGGACGTGGGGCACCAGGCCTATACCCACAAGATCCTCACCGGCCGGCGGGAACGTTTCTCCACCCAGCGCCAGTACAAGGGGCTGTCCGGGTTTCCCAAACGGTGCGAATCCGAACATGACGCCTTTGGCGTGGGGCACTCGTCCACCTCCATCTCCGCCGGCCTCGGCATGGCGGTGGCCGGTGAACTGGAAGGGACCAAGAATCACGCCATCGCCGTTATCGGGGACGGCTCCCTGACCGGCGGCATGGCTTTCGAGGCGCTCAACCAGGCCGGGCACCTCAAGAAGAACCTCGTAGTGGTTCTGAACGACAACGAGATGTCGATTTCCAAGAACGTGGGGGCCTTTTCGTCGTTCATCTCCCGCAAGATGACCGGCCGCTACTTCCGCGACCTGAAGAAGGAGATGCAGGGGCTGCTGCGGAATATCCCGGCCATCGGTACGGATATCCTCCACTTTGCCCGGCGGGCGGAGAACTCCCTGAAGGGCTTCCTCACCCCCGGCTCGCTGTTCGAAGCCCTGGGATTCGACTATCTGGGGCCCCTGGACGGTCACGACTTGCCGCAACTGGTCGAAGTCTTCAATAATATCAATCAACTGGACGGCCCCCTGCTGGTGCACGTCATGACCACCAAGGGGAAAGGGTACAAACCGGCTGAGGAAACGCCCTCCAAGTACCACGGCGTAGGCGTTTTTGACGTGGCCACCGGCAAAGGCGCCCCCAAGGCGGGCAGCAAGTCGTACACCGACGTCTTCGGTGAGACCATCGTGCAGTTGGCCGAACAGGACCCCAAGATCGTGGCCATCACCGCGGCCATGCCGGACGGGACCGGTCTCAACCGTTTCGCCGAGCGGTTTCCCCAGCGGTTTTTCGACGTGGGGATTGCCGAACAGCACGGCTTGGCCTTTGCCGCCGGTCTTGCCGCCGACGGGTTCCGTCCGGTGGCCGCCATCTATTCCACCTTCGTGCAACGCGCCTACGATCAGGTTTTCCACGACATCTGTCTGCAGAACCTGCCGGTGACCATCGCCATGGACCGCGCCGGTTTGGTGGGCGATGACGGCCCGACCCACCACGGCGTCTTTGACCTCTCCTATCTGCGCCATCTGCCCGGCATGACGCTCATGGCCCCCAAGGACGAGAACGAGTTGCGCCATATGCTCAAGACCGCCGTCTACTCCGGCGTCCCCATGGCCCTGCGCTATCCGCGCGGGGCAGGTTACGGCGTGGCGATGGAGAGCGAGCTGAAAAGCCTGGAGATCGGCAAGGGGGAACTGCTGGTGGAGGGGAGCGACGTATGCATCGTCGCCATCGGCTCCACGGTCTATCCGGCCCTGGAGGCCGCCGAAACCCTGAAGGAGCGGGGCATCTCCGCCGGCGTGATCAACGCCCGCTTCGTCAAACCGCTGGACGGGGATCTGATCCTGTCCGTGGCCGGGCAAACCGGCCGCGTCGTCACCGTTGAGGAGAACGCCCTGCAGGGCGGCTTCGGGAGCGCCGTGCTGGAGTTGCTCTTCGACAACAACCGGCACGATGTGAAGATCAAGCGGCTCGGCATCCCGGATCGCTACGTCGAGCATGGCAGCCAGGCCCAACTGCGCAAGGATCTGGGGATCGACGCCGAAGGGATCGCCGCCGCCGTGGAAGGTTTTGTGAAGTCTTAA
- the hpnA gene encoding hopanoid-associated sugar epimerase, translating into MKTFITGATGFIGASIARELLKDGREVRALVRAGSDTSNLAGLDLELWQGDLRDQDSLRQGLKGCDVLYHAAADYRLWTRDPQQMYRVNVEGTKAVLEAALENGLARVVYTSSVGTLGNPGDGTPGTEDTPVALADMVGHYKKSKFLAEREAERFVGRGLDLVIVNPSTPVGPLDIKPTPTGKIIVDFLNRKMPAYLDTGLNIIAVEDCARGHILAEQKGRVGEKYILGNANLTLRDIFGLLEEITGLAAPRVRLPYTPILLAACVNEAIARITGREPLIPLAGVRMAAKFMFFDSTKAVRELGLPQTPVNDALQRAVAWFRGNGYA; encoded by the coding sequence ATGAAGACATTTATCACCGGCGCGACCGGTTTCATCGGGGCAAGCATTGCCAGGGAGTTGCTGAAAGACGGCCGTGAGGTGCGCGCCCTGGTGAGGGCCGGGTCGGATACCTCCAACCTGGCGGGACTGGATCTAGAGTTGTGGCAGGGGGACCTGCGGGACCAGGACAGCCTGCGGCAGGGGCTCAAGGGGTGCGACGTGCTCTACCACGCCGCCGCCGACTACCGTCTCTGGACCCGCGACCCGCAGCAGATGTACCGCGTCAATGTGGAAGGGACGAAGGCCGTCCTGGAGGCTGCCCTGGAAAACGGCCTGGCCCGGGTGGTCTATACCAGCAGCGTGGGAACCCTCGGCAACCCCGGCGACGGGACGCCGGGCACCGAGGATACGCCGGTGGCCCTGGCCGACATGGTGGGGCATTACAAAAAGAGCAAATTCCTGGCGGAACGGGAGGCGGAACGGTTCGTCGGCCGCGGCCTTGACCTGGTGATCGTCAATCCGTCAACACCGGTCGGACCCCTGGATATCAAGCCGACCCCCACCGGCAAGATCATCGTCGATTTTCTCAACCGCAAGATGCCGGCCTACCTGGATACGGGGCTCAACATCATCGCCGTCGAGGATTGCGCCCGGGGTCATATCCTGGCGGAACAGAAAGGGCGTGTGGGAGAAAAATACATCCTGGGCAATGCCAACCTGACCCTGCGCGACATCTTTGGCCTGCTGGAGGAGATCACCGGCCTGGCGGCGCCCCGGGTGCGGCTCCCCTACACGCCGATCCTGCTGGCGGCCTGCGTCAACGAAGCCATTGCCCGCATTACCGGCAGAGAGCCGCTGATACCTCTGGCAGGGGTGCGGATGGCGGCAAAGTTCATGTTTTTCGATTCGACCAAGGCGGTACGGGAACTGGGGTTGCCCCAGACCCCGGTAAATGATGCGCTGCAACGTGCCGTAGCGTGGTTCAGGGGCAACGGGTACGCATAG